DNA from Desulfovibrio porci:
CTGTAAAAAACGGTAGCGGCAGAAATGCAATATGCGGCGGCGCTCCGCGCGATCCTGCACCATGGAGCGGATCAGGCGCATGATGATCCGCCAGGCGCGGTTATACTGGGCCTGTAATTTCCGGGGCCGACCGTCCACGCGCAGCATGGCGAACGTGGCGTCGGAACAGGGCAGATAAACCTGGTCGTCGTCCAGTTGCACCATGAAGGCCAGCTGTTCCGGGCTGGCGATGATGTCCGGATTCATCCGGTAGGCCAGATTGTTGTCCATCAACATGCTGTACAGCCAGGCGTCGAAGCGGACGTCCCGGCCCAGCCGGATGTCGCGCACGCGGGAGGGTTCGCGGGATGTCTTCATGCCTTCTCCGCATCCGCGCCGGAGGCCCGCTCAAGCACAAAGCCGCGCGTGCGCAGACGTTCGAAAAAGGATATCTCATCACCCATGAAGCGCACCGCCGCGGGCACGCCGGTAACTTCCACCAGATCGCCGATCTCCAGTTGCTGCCCTTCCTGCCCGTCCACAGTGATGTAGCAATCAGTGGAACCGGATTCGATGCGCATGCGGAAAACCGTCGCGCCCGGAAAAACCATGGGGGAAATGGTATTCAAAAAAGGACAGATGGGCGTCAGGCCCACGGCGTTCATGCCGGGATAGAGCAAAGGGCCTCCGGCGGAAACGCTGTAGCCCGAGCTGCCCACCGGCGTGGAAAGAATAACCCCGTCGCTGCGCAAAAGCCCCATGCGCTGTCCGTCCACGGTAATGTTCACGCAGACCAGGCGCGAAAGCGAGCCCCGGCTCAATACGACGTCATTGACGGCGGCTCCGCCGGCTTCCAGCCTGCCGCCGCGCGTGAGCTTCCAGCGCAGGGCCAGACAGGCGCGCAAGGGCAGGTCGCCCCTGAGGCAGGCCTTCAGGCGCTCTTCCCAATGATCGGGCTGCGCGTCGGTCAAAAAGCCCACCCGGCCGAAGTTGATGCCGAACAGGGGCACGGGACGCCCCACCAGACGGCGGGCCACACCCAGCATGGTGCCGTCGCCGCCGAGCACGACCACGAAATCGAGTTCCTCATCATAGGCGGGATCTTCGCCTCCGGCCTCAATCAGCGCCGCCATATGCCCGTGTACGCGCAGCCATTGCAGGATCTCGCAACCGAGCTTCCAGGCGCGTTCATGGTGGGCCTTGCAGACCAGAAGTACATGACGGCAGACTATATTTTGCATGAACGGCAAGTTACGTTATCAGGGCCGTGACCGCAAGCCCGCGATCCGGGCCGCTTGTCAGCCGCGCCGCTTTGGCATAAGTATGGGCATTCCGAAACCGAACGGCGTTCGCCCGCCTTCATTTAAGGTCAAGCTGCATGAAAGACTCTGCCTTGGAGATCATAGCCCGGCATGCCCGGGACGGCGCGCGGCTGCGTGAGGAATTTTTCCGCGCGCAGGGTTCCAATCTGCGTGACGCCGCCCTGCGCGCGGCCCTCTGTCTGGCCGGGGGAGGCAAGATTCTGCTCTGCGGCAACGGCGGCAGCGCCGCCGACGCGCAACATCTGGCCGCCGAATTCGTGAACCGCTTTCTCATGGACCGCCCGGCGTTGCCGGCCATTGCCCTGAGCACGGACACTTCGGCTCTGACCGCCATCGGCAATGATCTGGACTTCAGCCAGGTTTTCGTCCGGCAGGTGGAAGCGCTGGGGCGCAAAGGCGATCTTCTGCTGGGCATTTCCACTTCCGGCAACAGCGCCAACGTGCTGGCGGCCCTGCGCGCGGCCCGGTCGGCAGGCCTGTTCACTGTGGGGCTCACGGGTCAGGACGGCGGCGAAATGGGCGCGCTCTGCCATATCCTGCTGGAAGCGCCCTCCGGGCATACCCCGCTCATTCAGGAGTTGCATATTGCCGCCGGGCATCTTTTCTGTCAGCTCACTGATTATTATCTGTTTGAAAATGTTACGGCGCTCACGCCGTATTTGCAATCTGACCCGGAACACAAGGATTGACGATGCCCATTTACGAGTACAGCTGCGAAAAATGCGGCCATGAATTTGAGGAACTGGTTTTTGACGACGTTGCGCCCGTCTGCCCCCATTGCGGCTCGCGCGAGACGCACAAGCTCATGTCCCGTTGCGCCCACTGCACGGGCGGCGACGGCGGCGAATATGCCGCGCCGTCCTCCGGCGGAGGCGGCTGCGCCGGTTGTTCCGGCGGCAATTGCGCCAGTTGCGGGCACTAGGCGGCCGCCTTATCGGCCGGACAGGCCGGGCGCGGTTTTTGTCTCCACTTTCCACAAAAAACAGGAAGTTATGCGCAAGCATCTCGTCATCGCCACTCGCGGCAGCCGTCTGGCTCTCTGGCAGGCCGAGCACGTCAAAAGCCGCCTGGAAGCTCAGGACCCCGAACTGACGGTTTCGCTCAACGTGATCAAGACCAGGGGCGACATCATTCTGGACGTGCCCCTGTCCAAAGTGGGCGGCAAGGGCCTGTTCGTGAAGGAAATCGAAGAGGCCCTGCTGGACGGGCGGGCGGACCTGGCCGTGCACAGCATCAAGGATGTGCCCATGGTTCTGCCCGAAGGGCTGATCCTGGGCTGCGTGCCGTCGCGCGAGGCCTGCACCGACTGTTTCCTTTCCTTCAATCACGCCGATGTGGACGCCCTGCCGCAAGGCGCGCATGTGGGCACCAGCAGCCTGCGGCGCCAGGCCCAATTGCTGGCCCTGCGGCCGGACCTCCGTATTTCCAGCCTGCGCGGCAATGTGGACACGCGGCTGCGCAAATTGCGGGACGGCGACTACGACGCCATCATCCTGGCCTCCGCCGGGCTCAACCGGTTGGGACTCAGCGCCCCGTACATGACGCCTCTGGACCCGGAGCGCTTTCTGCCCGCCGTGGGCCAGGGCGCGCTGGGCATTGAATGCCGAGAGGACAATTATGATCTGCTCGTCCTGTTGGCGGGCCTGGAAGACCGCGCCACCCGCGTTTGCGTGGATGCCGAGCGCGGCTTTCTGGCCGGGCTGGAAGGCGGCTGCCAGGTGCCCATTGCCGGGCATGCCCGGCTTGTGGATGAGGAAAACGTCAGCCTTGAGGGCCTCGTGGCCGAGGTGGACGGCAGCCTGATCCTGCGCGGCGCAAAGAGCGGCAACGCCGCGGACGCCCGCGCTCTGGGCCTGGATCTGGCCCGTGAGCTGCTGGACAGGGGCGGCCGCGCCATTCTGGCAAAACTTTACCAACAACAGTAAGAAAACAAGAACCAAATAGTTATGCCAAGCATCGCACCTCTGGCCACGTCCCGGCTGCACGCCACCTTTGATCCGGCCCGTATTCCCTGGGAAGACAGCCGGGCGATCCCCCTGCCGCGCAACGGCAACGGCCGCAAGAATCCCTTCCAGCCCAGGGCCATGCAGGCCCTGAATCTGGCCCTGCAAATCCGCACGACCGGCTACAACGTCTACCTCTCCGGCGAGGCGGATCTCGGCCGCAGCTACATGCTCCTGTCCTATTTGCGGCCGCAGGCGCGCAAGGCCGCCACGCCGCCGGACCTGGTCTATGTGCAGAATTTCGCGGACCCGGACCGCCCGAGCCTGCTGGCTTTGCCCGCCGGTCAGGGCAAAAAGTTCAAGCAGTCCCTGAAGGAAACCCTGGAGAACATCGGCAAGGAGCTGGCCCGGCGCTTTGAGGCCACCACCTATGTCAA
Protein-coding regions in this window:
- a CDS encoding NAD(+)/NADH kinase, translating into MQNIVCRHVLLVCKAHHERAWKLGCEILQWLRVHGHMAALIEAGGEDPAYDEELDFVVVLGGDGTMLGVARRLVGRPVPLFGINFGRVGFLTDAQPDHWEERLKACLRGDLPLRACLALRWKLTRGGRLEAGGAAVNDVVLSRGSLSRLVCVNITVDGQRMGLLRSDGVILSTPVGSSGYSVSAGGPLLYPGMNAVGLTPICPFLNTISPMVFPGATVFRMRIESGSTDCYITVDGQEGQQLEIGDLVEVTGVPAAVRFMGDEISFFERLRTRGFVLERASGADAEKA
- a CDS encoding FmdB family zinc ribbon protein, with product MPIYEYSCEKCGHEFEELVFDDVAPVCPHCGSRETHKLMSRCAHCTGGDGGEYAAPSSGGGGCAGCSGGNCASCGH
- a CDS encoding D-sedoheptulose 7-phosphate isomerase, which encodes MKDSALEIIARHARDGARLREEFFRAQGSNLRDAALRAALCLAGGGKILLCGNGGSAADAQHLAAEFVNRFLMDRPALPAIALSTDTSALTAIGNDLDFSQVFVRQVEALGRKGDLLLGISTSGNSANVLAALRAARSAGLFTVGLTGQDGGEMGALCHILLEAPSGHTPLIQELHIAAGHLFCQLTDYYLFENVTALTPYLQSDPEHKD
- the hemC gene encoding hydroxymethylbilane synthase produces the protein MRKHLVIATRGSRLALWQAEHVKSRLEAQDPELTVSLNVIKTRGDIILDVPLSKVGGKGLFVKEIEEALLDGRADLAVHSIKDVPMVLPEGLILGCVPSREACTDCFLSFNHADVDALPQGAHVGTSSLRRQAQLLALRPDLRISSLRGNVDTRLRKLRDGDYDAIILASAGLNRLGLSAPYMTPLDPERFLPAVGQGALGIECREDNYDLLVLLAGLEDRATRVCVDAERGFLAGLEGGCQVPIAGHARLVDEENVSLEGLVAEVDGSLILRGAKSGNAADARALGLDLARELLDRGGRAILAKLYQQQ